The Flavivirga eckloniae genomic interval ACATCAATCTCGTAACCAGTTAATTGACCAGCTAGACGTATATTATGTCCACCTCTACCAATCGCTTTACTTACTTCTTCTGGTTTTAATATAACCTCAGCCCTTTTTGCTTCTTCATTCAACTTTATTGAAGTTACTCTTGCAGGACTTAATGCTCTTGTAATAAATAATTGTAAATTATTTGTATAATTAATTACATCAATGTTTTCATTACCTAATTCGCGAACGATTCCATGAATTCTAGACCCTTTCATACCAACACATGCTCCAACAGGATCTATTCTGTCATCGTAAGAGTCTACAGCCACTTTTGCTTTTTCTCCAGGGATTCTAACTACGTTCTTAATGGTAATTAAACCATCGAAAACTTCTGGAATTTCCTGTTCAAACAATTTCTCCAAAAATACAGGGGAACTTCTAGACATTATAATCGTTGGTTTTGCTCCCTTAAGTTCTACGGCATCAATAACACCTCTTACATTATCTCCTTTTCTAAAGAAATCTGAAGGTATTTGTCTGTCTTTTGGCAGTACAATTTCGTTACCTTCATCGTCTAGCAAAATAACCGCTCTATGGCGAATATGGTGTACTTCTGCTGTGTATATTTCTCCAATTAAATCTTTAAATTGTTTATAAACTATGGTGTTATCGTGCTCATGAATTTTAGAAATTAAGTTTTGACGTAACGCCAAAATAGCTCTTCTTCCTAAATCAATAAGCTTTACTTCTTCAGACACATCTTCTCCTACTTCAAAATCGGGCTCAATTTTTCGAGCTTCAGATAATGAAATCTCTTGGTTAGGTTCCTCTACTTCTCCATC includes:
- the nusA gene encoding transcription termination factor NusA, with protein sequence MENIALIESFSEFKDDKLIDRVTLMAILEDVFRSALKKKYGDDDNFDIIVNPDKGDLEIWRNRVVVGDGEVEEPNQEISLSEARKIEPDFEVGEDVSEEVKLIDLGRRAILALRQNLISKIHEHDNTIVYKQFKDLIGEIYTAEVHHIRHRAVILLDDEGNEIVLPKDRQIPSDFFRKGDNVRGVIDAVELKGAKPTIIMSRSSPVFLEKLFEQEIPEVFDGLITIKNVVRIPGEKAKVAVDSYDDRIDPVGACVGMKGSRIHGIVRELGNENIDVINYTNNLQLFITRALSPARVTSIKLNEEAKRAEVILKPEEVSKAIGRGGHNIRLAGQLTGYEIDVFREGAEEDVELNEFSDEIEGWIIEEFSKAGLDTAKSILEQEVNDLVKRTDLEEETINEVIRILKEEFEE